In Lewinellaceae bacterium, a single window of DNA contains:
- a CDS encoding PD40 domain-containing protein — MPRILIPLILLFTTALSTLIAQDAPLWMRYPAISPDGTAIVFSYKGDLYRVPTEGGLAYPLTLHEAYDHSPVWSHDGKTIAFASDRYGNSDVYVMPAEGGAAKRLTYHSAGDYPSDFTADDKAVLFTSSRLDIASNAQFPSGVLPELYQISVEGGMPSQALPVPALDTRVSADGKLLLYHDRKGYEDEFRKHHTSSVTRDVWLYDTEADSYRQLTDFEGEDRNPVFAPGEKAIYYLSEEAGDFNIFRMPLDNPGQKKQLTQFEKHPVRYLSMSKDGTLCFHFNGEIYTMKEGQEPQKVAIRINTGDRYNDAQTVKANSDISEMALSPNGKEMAFIHRGEVFVASVAEGTTRRVTNTPEQERSVSFSPDGRSLLYAGERDGSWNVYQASIHREAEPYFFNATLIDEKAIVDSPAEEFQPAYSPDGKEVAYLEERTTLKVFNLESKASRTVLSGDKNYSYSDGDQYYQWSPDSKWLLVEFLQPKQWISQAGLVSAEGGKEPVNLTKSGYGAGRPKWMMEGQMMLWFSDRDGMQNHSGRGSEVDAYAMFFTQEAYDKFTMDEEEYKLMKEKEKEEKGEDKEKEEDKKKDKEEVKPVKVELDGIEDRKERLTIHSSEMADAYVTKDGEKLFYLTKFEKGYDLWKTDLRSKDTKILAKLGSKSPSEFIVDKEEKNIFVLADGEIKKIEIESAEAKPIGINGEMVLQEPSERQYLFEHVWRQVDKKFYKTSLHNVEWEYYKQAYARFLPHINNDHDFADMLSEMLGELNASHTGARYRPKNETGDQTAALGLFYDYDYQGDGLKISEVMDKSPVVKEDSKIKAGVIIEKIDGQAITAQTNPYQLLNRKADKNTLLSLLDPASKDRWEEVVKPISLGEENELRYQRWVENNRKAVEELSGGRLGYVHVRGMDDDSYRTVYEEVLGRYANKEALIVDTRFNGGGWLHDNLATFLSGKKYVTMMPRGQDLGSEPMSKWYKPSVVLMSESNYSDAHMFPYAYKALEIGKLVGMPVPGTATAVWWERLHTGDLIFGIPQVGVVTNDGEYLENNQLEPDIKVPNEPGAVSKGKDQQLEAAVQELLKELEQARP, encoded by the coding sequence CGCTACCCCGCCATTTCCCCCGACGGCACGGCCATCGTATTCAGCTACAAAGGCGACCTGTACCGCGTGCCCACGGAAGGCGGCCTGGCCTACCCGCTGACCCTGCACGAGGCCTATGACCATAGCCCTGTCTGGTCGCACGACGGGAAAACCATTGCCTTCGCTTCCGACCGCTATGGCAATTCCGACGTATACGTCATGCCCGCCGAGGGCGGGGCGGCCAAGCGCCTGACCTACCACTCCGCCGGCGACTACCCTTCCGACTTTACCGCCGACGACAAGGCCGTGCTGTTCACTTCTTCCCGCCTGGACATCGCCTCCAATGCGCAGTTCCCCTCCGGGGTGCTGCCGGAGCTTTATCAGATTTCCGTCGAGGGCGGCATGCCCAGCCAGGCCCTGCCCGTGCCCGCCCTGGACACGCGGGTAAGCGCCGACGGCAAACTGCTGCTCTACCACGACCGGAAAGGCTACGAAGACGAGTTCCGGAAACACCACACCTCCTCCGTGACCCGCGACGTGTGGCTGTACGATACCGAAGCGGACAGCTACCGCCAACTGACCGACTTCGAGGGCGAAGACCGCAACCCCGTCTTCGCGCCCGGCGAAAAGGCTATTTATTACCTGAGCGAAGAGGCCGGCGATTTCAACATCTTCCGCATGCCGCTGGACAATCCGGGCCAGAAAAAGCAGCTCACTCAATTTGAGAAACATCCGGTGCGCTACCTGAGCATGAGCAAAGACGGCACCCTCTGCTTCCACTTCAACGGCGAAATTTACACCATGAAGGAAGGGCAGGAACCGCAAAAGGTGGCCATTCGGATCAATACCGGCGACCGCTACAACGATGCCCAAACTGTGAAGGCCAACAGCGATATTTCCGAAATGGCCCTCTCCCCCAATGGCAAGGAGATGGCGTTCATCCACCGTGGAGAAGTTTTTGTGGCATCGGTTGCCGAAGGCACCACCCGCCGCGTGACCAATACTCCGGAGCAGGAGCGCTCGGTCAGCTTCAGCCCCGACGGCCGCTCCCTGCTCTACGCCGGCGAACGCGACGGCAGCTGGAACGTGTACCAGGCTTCCATCCACCGCGAGGCGGAGCCCTATTTCTTCAACGCCACCCTCATCGACGAAAAAGCCATCGTCGACAGCCCGGCGGAGGAATTCCAGCCCGCCTATTCCCCGGACGGCAAAGAGGTGGCCTACCTGGAGGAGCGCACCACGCTGAAAGTATTCAACCTGGAAAGCAAGGCTTCCCGCACCGTCCTGAGCGGAGATAAAAATTACTCTTATTCAGACGGCGACCAGTACTACCAATGGTCGCCGGACAGCAAGTGGCTGCTGGTGGAGTTCCTGCAGCCCAAACAGTGGATCAGCCAGGCCGGCCTGGTAAGCGCCGAAGGGGGCAAAGAGCCGGTCAACCTCACCAAAAGCGGCTACGGCGCCGGGCGCCCCAAGTGGATGATGGAAGGGCAGATGATGCTTTGGTTCTCCGACCGCGACGGCATGCAGAACCACTCCGGCCGGGGCAGCGAAGTAGATGCTTACGCGATGTTCTTCACCCAGGAGGCCTACGACAAATTCACTATGGATGAGGAGGAGTACAAGCTGATGAAAGAGAAAGAGAAGGAGGAAAAAGGGGAAGATAAAGAAAAGGAAGAGGATAAGAAGAAGGACAAAGAAGAGGTCAAACCGGTGAAAGTGGAACTGGACGGCATCGAAGACCGCAAGGAACGCCTGACCATCCATTCTTCTGAGATGGCGGACGCCTACGTCACCAAGGATGGCGAAAAGCTATTCTACCTGACCAAATTCGAAAAGGGCTACGACCTGTGGAAGACAGACCTCCGCAGCAAAGACACCAAGATACTGGCTAAGCTGGGCAGCAAATCGCCCAGCGAATTCATCGTCGACAAAGAAGAGAAAAACATCTTCGTCCTGGCCGACGGCGAGATCAAGAAAATTGAGATCGAATCGGCCGAAGCCAAGCCCATCGGCATCAACGGCGAAATGGTGCTGCAGGAGCCTTCCGAACGACAGTACCTTTTCGAGCACGTCTGGCGGCAGGTCGACAAGAAATTCTACAAAACCAGCCTGCACAACGTGGAATGGGAATACTACAAACAGGCGTATGCCCGTTTCCTGCCTCACATCAACAACGACCACGACTTTGCCGATATGCTCAGCGAGATGCTGGGCGAGCTCAACGCCTCCCACACCGGGGCCCGCTACCGCCCGAAAAATGAAACCGGCGACCAAACGGCAGCTTTAGGGTTGTTCTACGATTACGATTATCAGGGCGACGGCCTGAAGATCAGCGAGGTGATGGACAAAAGTCCCGTGGTCAAGGAGGATTCAAAAATTAAGGCTGGCGTGATCATCGAAAAGATCGACGGCCAGGCCATCACCGCCCAAACCAATCCCTATCAGTTGCTGAACCGCAAGGCGGACAAGAATACGCTCCTGTCCCTGCTCGACCCGGCCAGCAAAGACCGCTGGGAAGAGGTGGTCAAACCCATTTCTTTGGGGGAAGAAAACGAACTACGTTATCAGCGGTGGGTGGAAAACAACCGCAAGGCGGTAGAAGAACTCTCCGGCGGCCGCCTCGGCTACGTACACGTGCGCGGCATGGACGACGACAGCTACCGCACCGTCTACGAAGAAGTGCTGGGGCGGTACGCCAACAAGGAAGCCCTCATCGTGGACACCCGCTTCAACGGCGGCGGCTGGCTGCACGATAATCTGGCCACTTTCCTCAGCGGCAAGAAGTATGTAACCATGATGCCGCGCGGACAGGACCTGGGCAGCGAGCCGATGTCCAAATGGTACAAGCCTTCAGTGGTGCTGATGAGCGAGAGCAACTATTCGGATGCCCACATGTTCCCCTACGCTTACAAGGCCCTGGAAATCGGCAAGCTGGTCGGCATGCCGGTGCCGGGTACGGCCACCGCCGTATGGTGGGAACGCCTGCATACGGGCGACCTCATCTTCGGCATCCCGCAAGTGGGCGTGGTCACCAACGACGGCGAATACCTGGAAAACAACCAACTGGAGCCGGACATCAAAGTGCCCAACGAGCCGGGCGCCGTCAGCAAGGGCAAAGACCAGCAACTGGAAGCGGCAGTGCAGGAACTGCTGAAGGAACTGGAGCAGGCCAGGCCGTAG
- a CDS encoding FkbM family methyltransferase has product MLQKIWARLAGNRSAFRRICRANGIQLSYRLQRRGLGVLREVFAARAYADYFPFYEEAVIVDVGAHFGYFSIFASLNAGPEATIISVEPSQHNYNILRRNIRDSKVENVYPIRAAIADTAGEADLYLSRPENHSLFREGDGPVETEKVRSITLDTLLQEQDLEEIDFLKLDCEGAEYPILLEAGSALLDRITTISLEFHDLKRQEYTGLALALHLKAYGFEIAKFTHSPTSRDRNHGFLIATKALL; this is encoded by the coding sequence ATGTTACAAAAGATATGGGCCAGGCTGGCTGGCAACCGGTCGGCATTCCGGCGCATCTGCCGGGCCAACGGGATACAACTCAGCTACCGGCTGCAACGAAGGGGATTGGGCGTGCTCCGCGAAGTGTTCGCCGCCCGCGCCTATGCCGACTATTTTCCCTTCTACGAAGAGGCGGTCATTGTGGATGTCGGCGCTCACTTTGGTTACTTTTCCATCTTCGCCTCCCTCAATGCCGGGCCGGAAGCCACCATCATTTCCGTGGAGCCTTCGCAGCACAACTACAACATCCTGCGCCGCAATATCCGCGACAGCAAAGTGGAGAACGTCTACCCCATCCGGGCCGCTATTGCCGATACCGCCGGCGAGGCCGACCTCTACCTGAGCCGGCCCGAAAACCACAGCCTTTTCCGGGAAGGCGACGGGCCGGTGGAGACGGAAAAGGTGCGCAGCATCACCCTCGACACCCTGCTGCAGGAGCAGGACCTCGAAGAAATAGATTTCCTGAAGCTGGACTGCGAGGGTGCCGAATACCCTATTCTCCTGGAGGCAGGCTCCGCGCTACTGGATCGCATCACGACCATCTCCCTGGAGTTTCACGACTTGAAACGGCAGGAGTATACCGGCCTGGCGCTGGCGCTCCACCTTAAAGCCTATGGCTTTGAGATTGCCAAATTTACGCACAGCCCTACTTCGCGGGACCGCAACCACGGATTCCTGATCGCGACGAAGGCGTTGTTGTAA